The Stigmatella ashevillena genomic sequence GCTATATCGATCAACAGGGGAAGGACTACCCCTTCGTCCTCATCTCGCCGCAGGCAGGCCCTTCCAGCACCTGGAGCCCCTACGAGGCGGAGTACTACCTGAACCCCTTCCTCAACCACATCCTGGCGACCTACAAGGTCGATCCACGCCGGGTCTACATGACTGGGCTCAGCTTGGGCGGGGGTGGCGCCTTCTCCTATTCGATGGTCTATCCCTCCAAACTCGCGGGCATCGTCGCCGTGTGTCCCACGTCGTGGCCGGGGAACCCCAGCTATGCGAATGGAATGATCGCGGCGGGGCTTCCGATCTGGGCGGCTCAAGCCGTGAACGATGAGCAGTACAGCTACATGGCGACCGTCGCTTGGTTCGACCAGTTCGGGCAGGCGATGGGGGCGACGGGCGGCATGCTGTCCACGTACACCTCTCCCCACGAGAAACAGACCGCCTTCTTCCGTCCGGCGACGGGACGCTGGGAGTGGATCAGCGGACAGACTTCGACGGATCCGACGGGCGCCGGCCCTGCGCGCCCGGTGCTCTTCACCCTCTATGACACGGGCGGCCACGGTATCTGGGACAAGGTCTACCAAGACCCCAAGGTATGGGACTGGCTGCTCGCACAGCAGCGGCCCTGAGGCCCCTGCTCACGCTAGTTGCCCAGGATTCCACCGAGCATGCCACCCAGTCCCCCACCGCCCTGGCCGCTGCTGCCGGAGCCGCCGCCCGTGAGCAGGGGCACCACGGCGAGGATCTTCCCCACGAGGCCCGGGTCCAGCCGGGACTTGAGGAAGTTCAGGAGGAGGGGCGCCACCAGGGTGGCCTTGCCCGCGTCCAGGTTGAACCGCTGAAGGATGGCCACGACGCCGACCAACTCACCCGCGTGGGCTGCCGCGCCGCCCAGGGCGCCCATCAGCCCGCCCCCGGCGCCCCCCGCGCCGCCCATGAGGCCGCCCAGGGCGCCCATCAGTCCGCCCCCGCTGTCGGTCGCGGGAGCCTGAGCCTGGGCCGCCTGCGTCCAGCCCTGCAGCTCCGGGATGGCCTGGTCCATCTGCCGCGCCGCGTCCGGGCCCACTTTCTCCTGCACCGTGCCCTGCACCATCTTCAGGAGGGAGCCCGCAAGCCCCTGCGCCTGCGTGCCATCCACTCCGAGCTGCTGCGAAAGCTGTCCGATGAGGTCCATGTCGTGCTCCTTCAGGTGTCGAGCCTGCATCGTACGAAGTCTTCGGGGACACACGCCAAACATGCTGCCCGTTGGAGTGTCCGCCAGCGTGCTTCGACAAGGAATCTGGGCTGTTCCGGTCAGCCGCAATACCCCGTGGTGATGCACCAGTCGACGCACTCGCCAATGCAATCCGCGTTGGAGCTGCCTCCACACTCGGAACGGCAATAGCTTGCACACCGGCAACTGGTTGCGCTCTGCGTTGAAGACGCTTCTCCCACCGCTTCGTTCGCAGTGCTGCCGGTATCCTCCGCGGGGTTCCCACATGCGACTGTCAGCATCAGGGTGAGCGTTGCCAGAACGGAAACAGCATTTCGTATTGTCACGTTGATGACTCCTTTGGGTGAGTGCACGGGCTCGTGCGCTCCAAGCTTTACATCAGAGGCCACCTTGCTAAACCGGTAAAACCCCAATACACCGTTATAATATGGATCCGAACATGATCATGAAAAAGCTTTCTGTCCCGGCGCTCTTCCTCGCGGCCGCTCTGGCCGGATGCGGCGCGGGAGTCGAGGGTGCTCACCCCTCGGACATTCCGACGACGGCGCGCGGCGCGGACGGACTGGAGCTGGCGACGAACTCGGGCGAGGTCCTGCCAGCGCCTTCCGCCTCCGCTTCGAGCTGCACGCCGCTGTGCAGTGGGAGCTGCACGCCGGTTCAACTCGCGCAAGCCTCCGGTCTCGATCAGCCCATCCTTCCTTTTGGCGAGAACGTGTACTTCTCCGGGGCCATCACGTACGAGGCCAGCTACAGCTTCTTCGGCCGAGCCTCCAAGCGCGGTGGCTCAAGCCTCCTGCTCGAACAGAACCTCCAGCGCCCGCCCGTGTTCTTTTCGAATGAAACCTCCGCCTACGCCGTCGTCAGATACCCGAAAAGCCCGGCGTTCAGCTACCTGAACGAGATCGGGCCCGACGGACGCATCACCCCGGTGCCGGGCATCGACAACTCCCGCTCCCTCTCCATCACCGCCGTGGACTCGACGAACCTCTACTCGTTGACGCTCGGTGACAGGAGCGTCTGGTCGGCGCCGCTCACGGGAGGCACGTGGACCCAGGTCACCCGGCCGATTTCAACCGGGGCAGGCAGGAGCGTGCGCGCGGACAGCACCAGCGTGTACATCGTGATCGACGACGTGGCGAAGAACCAGTCCACCGTGTGGAAGGCCCCGAAGCAAAGCCTGGCGACGGCCACGAAGCTCGTCACCATCCCGGGCAGCATCGTGTCGCTCACCCTGGACGAAACGCACCTCTACTTCGCCGACCGCACGGGAAACATTTTCAGGGCGTCCAAGAGCGGCGGTGCCGCCACCGGGCTCGCGACCACCGCGGCCGAGTTGTCCATCGCCGTCGATGCGGAGCGCTACTACTGGTTCAATGGTGCGGCCCTGACGGCCACGTGCAAGAACGGCGGCGGTTCCCAGGTGCTGGCCACCGTTTCGCCCCCTCGGACGAGCACTCCCGGAATCATCTCGGTGGATGCAGAGGGCGTCTACTGGCGCAACTCCAGCCAGGTCTGGAAGATCGCGAAGTAGGGCTCACGGCACGCGTCGCGCGCGGATCACAGCATCGACGCCCGTCCCCGCGATGGCGCGCGGCCGTTCCTCCGCCACGGCGAACTCCCACGCACGCGGCTCGAGCGCGGCAACCGCGCTCTCCACGGAGATCTGCACCTGCCCCGCCGCGGCGGTCGGTTTTCCGGTCGCAGGATCCATCGGGCGGTGGCCGAGCATGAACAGCGTTCCGCCCGGCGCGACGCCGCTCGCCATGCGCTGGACCATTGCCTCCGCCGAACCTGCAACGTGGACGTAGAGGCACACCAGGAGGTCGAAAGCGTCGGGCGGCGGCGTCCAGGTCGAGAGATCTCCTTCGACCCATGAGATGCGCGCGGCGATCTCGGACCCGAGGGCCTCCGCCGTCGAACGAGCATGCGCGAGCGCGCTCGCGGAGAAGTCCACCGCCGTGACCTTCCACCCGTGCGCAGCCAGCCACAGCGTCTCTGCCCCATGGCCACAGCCCGCGTCGAGCGCATGGCCCGGAGGAAGGCTGGCGACCTCTGCGATCAGCTCCGCGTTCGGCGGACGCCGCGCGACCTTGTCCGGATGATCTCGCAGCGTCTTTGCCCAGAGCTGTTCCCAATACGCACGGTCATAGGACATGCGCGTCAGGTTAGGCCGCCGTGCCGCCGCGTCAAACACCCGCGTTCGCCCGTCGTTCAGCTCGTGCGCTTCCGGGCAGACGCCTTCTTTGGCGCGCCCTTCTTCCTCTCCGGAGCCGGCTTCTTCTTCGCGGTTGCCGCCTCCATCTTCTTCCGCGCCTCGGTCTTCTCGCCTTTCCGCAGCGCGAGGACCGCGGCAATCCACTCCGGCGCGTAGCTCGACGTGCAGCCCTTCGGGATGGGCCTCGGGTCCCAGCGGCCCAGGCGTTCACCGATGGCGATGGCCTCTTTCCGGTAGCCCGGGAGGTGGAGGCCGATCCAGACGAGGCAGTAGTTGATGCCTTCCTTCACCCGGTGCGGAGCCTCCGGCAGCTCTCGCTCGATGCGCACGAGCGTCGCTTTGACGTCGAGGTCCTTGGCCAGTCCGGCCGCGATCCGGCCGGCGAGGAGCTTCCAACCGGCGCGCCGCGGCAGCTCCTTGTTGCCGTCCATCCAGCGCCCCTGGAGGGCTTCGGCGACCGGCGCCTTCACGAGCACGCGCCCGACCAGCTCATCCACCAGCAAAGACAGCGTGAGCGGCTCGAGCAGCTTGCGCGCCTCCTTCTCCGTGAGCGCGCTCGGGTCGAGCAGCATGCAGGAGAGGATGCGGGCCTCGTGGTTTCCGGTGGCCCATAGCTCCAGGCCCAGCGCGTGGTTCTGTCCCAGCGCCCCCGCGAGCGCACGGATCTTCCCCATCAGCACTCCGAACACGTTGTCCCCGGCACCGTCGCGCACGTACCGCTCGCGCACCTTCGGGTCGCCGTGCACCTCGAGTTCCTTCATCACCTGGGACAGCGTCATCTGCTTCGCCACCTGCGCCTCCTTCTTGAAATCTCAGCCCGCCCGTTGGGCGGCAGGACCGGACGATCCGCCGACGCCGCCGGAAGACACGCCCTCCCGGCGCCATCGCACCGACCGTTCGGTTTCTCCCATGGAGTCAACGATCCAAGGGAGGACGGACATGGCTTACGACGCGGTCATCGTAGGCGGCGGCCCTGCGGGACTCAACGCCGCGCTGTATCTGGGACGCGCAGCAACGCGGCCGCAGCGCACATGCACGGCTTCGGCTCGCGCGACGACATTCCGCCACCAGCGTTCCGACGCATCAGCCGCGAGCAGTTCCACCGCTACCCAAACGTGGAGGTGCGCAACACGCGGGTGGGTTCGGTGGAACCGCACGAAGAGGCCTTCCGCGTGGCGCTGGGCGACGGGACCACGGTGGCCGCCCGCCGCATCCTCCTGGCGGTGGGCATGGTGGACGTCTTGATGGATATTCCCGGCTGCCGGGAGCGTTGGGGCACCATATCCTCCGCACCAAAAAGCAGCTCGTTCGTCTGGTCATGCAACGCTGGAGGATCGAGCGCGTTTATGAAGACCTCAAAGTGGATAACCACCGGTGTCGGAAGAGCGAAGGTCTTCATCATCCGGTTGAAGCGCTCTCAGTCCATTCCTCGCTGGGACCGCTGCGCCAGCCACCTGCGCCGGCTCTTGTGCCGACGGGACAAGTCGCCGCGTACAGCGTGCCGCTCGTCGGGGGCGCATTCATCTGGGGCGGAAAGGTGTACCGCTAGCAGCGCGCAGCGCGCCTTTAGGGGACTTCACCGCGAGTCCTTCGCCACGATGGACCCGAGCCCGGGAGAGAGGGAGGACCCGAGCCCGAGACTCGCCAATCTTCAGCGCGCGGCGCTGTACCCCTGGACGGACGACGGTCATTGCGTAGTGCGAGAAGCCTCCAACGAATGGCCGATCCTTGCGGAGAGATGCTTTCACGCTCTCGATCGCGACAGGGTCAGGTTTCGCGATGTGACGCGAAAATGTGCTGTCGCTTCGGCGCCTGCGGCTGCAGCAGTTCCCGCAGCCGTGGCCCTCTGTATCTTTGCGTCACCGGCAGTCGTAACTGGAGCAGTGGTTGTGATTGGCGCGGTGGTGGTTGCCGCCGCCATCCAAGAGGGGATTAATACTTATCAACGCAACGCAGCCCGTGAGCGTGCGAAGCCCAAGACTCAAACACGACCATCCAGTCAGCAAGAACCCGTGACGAAGAAAGAGCCCAAGCCGGAAGGG encodes the following:
- a CDS encoding class I SAM-dependent methyltransferase, producing the protein MSYDRAYWEQLWAKTLRDHPDKVARRPPNAELIAEVASLPPGHALDAGCGHGAETLWLAAHGWKVTAVDFSASALAHARSTAEALGSEIAARISWVEGDLSTWTPPPDAFDLLVCLYVHVAGSAEAMVQRMASGVAPGGTLFMLGHRPMDPATGKPTAAAGQVQISVESAVAALEPRAWEFAVAEERPRAIAGTGVDAVIRARRVP
- a CDS encoding DUF2780 domain-containing protein — protein: MWEPRGGYRQHCERSGGRSVFNAERNQLPVCKLLPFRVWRQLQRGLHWRVRRLVHHHGVLRLTGTAQIPCRSTLADTPTGSMFGVCPRRLRTMQARHLKEHDMDLIGQLSQQLGVDGTQAQGLAGSLLKMVQGTVQEKVGPDAARQMDQAIPELQGWTQAAQAQAPATDSGGGLMGALGGLMGGAGGAGGGLMGALGGAAAHAGELVGVVAILQRFNLDAGKATLVAPLLLNFLKSRLDPGLVGKILAVVPLLTGGGSGSSGQGGGGLGGMLGGILGN
- a CDS encoding DNA alkylation repair protein, with amino-acid sequence MAKQMTLSQVMKELEVHGDPKVRERYVRDGAGDNVFGVLMGKIRALAGALGQNHALGLELWATGNHEARILSCMLLDPSALTEKEARKLLEPLTLSLLVDELVGRVLVKAPVAEALQGRWMDGNKELPRRAGWKLLAGRIAAGLAKDLDVKATLVRIERELPEAPHRVKEGINYCLVWIGLHLPGYRKEAIAIGERLGRWDPRPIPKGCTSSYAPEWIAAVLALRKGEKTEARKKMEAATAKKKPAPERKKGAPKKASARKRTS